A genomic window from Equus caballus isolate H_3958 breed thoroughbred chromosome 5, TB-T2T, whole genome shotgun sequence includes:
- the GPR61 gene encoding G-protein coupled receptor 61 — MESSPIPESSGNSSTLGKVLQTPGPSTASGVPEVGLRDVASESVALFFMLLLDLTAVAGNAAVMAVIAKTPALRKFVFVFHLCLVDLLAALTLMPLAMLSSSALFDHDLFGEVACRLYLFLSVCFVSLAILSVSAINVERYYYVVHPMRYEVRMTLGLVASVLVGVWVKALAMASVPVLGRVSREEGAPSIPPGCSLQWSHSAYCQLFVVVFAVLYFLLPLVLILVVYCSMFRVARVAAMQHGPLPTWMETPRQRSESLSSRSTMVTSSGAPQTTPHRTFGGGKAAVVLLAVGGQFLLCWLPYFSFHLYVALSTQPISTGQVENVVTWIGYFCFTSNPFFYGCLNRQIRGELSKQFVCFFKQAPEEELRLPSREGSIEENFLQFLQGTACPTESWVSRPTPSPKQEPPAVDFRIPGQIAEETSEFLEQQLTSDIIMSDSYLRPAPSPRPES, encoded by the coding sequence ATGGAGTCCTCACCCATCCCAGAGTCATCAGGGAACTCTTCCACTCTGGGGAAGGTCCTTCAAACCCCAGGTCCCTCTACTGCCAGTGGGGTGCCGGAAGTGGGGCTGCGGGACGTGGCTTCAGAATCTGTGGCCCTCTTCTTCATGCTCCTTCTGGACTTGACCGCTGTGGCTGGCAATGCTGCTGTGATGGCTGTTATCGCCAAGACACCTGCTCTCCGGAAATTTGTCTTCGTCTTCCACCTCTGCTTGGTGGATCTGCTGGCCGCACTGACCCTCATGCCCCTGGCCATGCTCTCCAGCTCCGCCCTCTTTGACCATGACCTCTTTGGGGAGGTCGCCTGCCGCCTCTACTTGTTCCTGAGCGTATGCTTTGTCAGCCTGGCCATTCTCTCAGTGTCAGCCATCAATGTGGAGCGCTACTATTATGTGGTCCACCCCATGCGCTACGAGGTGCGCATGACGCTGGGGCTGGTGGCCTCTGTGCTGGTGGGTGTGTGGGTAAAGGCCTTGGCGATGGCTTCTGTGCCAGTGTTGGGAAGGGTCTCCAGGGAGGAAGGAGCTCCCAGCATCCCCCCAGGCTGCTCACTCCAGTGGAGCCACAGTGCCTACTGCCAGCTCTTTGTGGTAGTCTTTGCTGTCCTTTACTTCTTGCTGCCCCTGGTCCTTATCCTCGTGGTCTACTGCAGCATGTTCCGAGTAGCCCGCGTGGCTGCCATGCAGCATGGACCACTGCCCACGTGGATGGAGACACCCCGGCAACGCTCGGAGTCTCTCAGCAGCCGCTCCACCATGGTCACCAGCTCAGGGGCCCCCCAGACTACACCGCACCGGACGTTTGGGGGCGGGAAGGCGGCAGTGGTGCTCCTGGCCGTGGGGGGGCAGTTCCTGCTCTGTTGGTTGCCCTACTTTTCTTTCCACCTCTACGTTGCCCTGAGCACTCAGCCCATTTCGACTGGGCAGGTGGAGAATGTGGTGACCTGGATCGGCTACTTCTGCTTCACTTCCAACCCTTTCTTCTATGGATGTCTCAATCGCCAGATCCGGGGGGAGCTCAGCAAGCAGTTTGTCTGCTTCTTCAAGCAGGCCCCAGAGGAGGAGCTGAGGCTGCCTAGCCGGGAGGGCTCCATTGAGGAGAACTTCCTGCAGTTCCTTCAGGGGACTGCCTGTCCCACAGAGTCCTGGGTTTCTCGACCTACACCCAGCCCTAAGCAGGAGCCACCTGCTGTTGACTTTCGAATTCCAGGCCAGATAGCTGAGGAGACCTCCGAGTTCCTGGAGCAACAACTCACCAGCGACATCATCATGTCGGACAGCTACCTCCGTCCTGCCCCCTCACCTCGACCAGAATCATGA